ATTAGACGGAGAAGGAATCTGTTTATTAGGTGCTGGATCAGTAAAATTAAACGAATCTGAAATGTTAGTAATCGGAGGATTCAACAGACAATTATGGAACGACGCTAACCACTTCTTAGGAACATTAAAAGGAAAAGAATTAGCAGAGTACAAAGCTGAATATTTTGGAGCAGAACCTCATCAATACAACTGGAACAGAAATATCTTAGTTTACAACTCAGTTAAAAACGAATGGAGAACTTTAGGTGAAATACCATTTGACGCTCCATGTGGAGAAGGATTAGCAATAATCGGAGATAAAGTTTACTCAATAAATGGAGAAATCAAACCAGGTGTAAGAACAGACAGAATGTTTACTGGAACAATCATAAGAAAATAATTGCATAACACAATAGAAGGAGACGGGTATGGTTACTCAAAAGGAGATAGCTGAAAAATTAGGAATAAGTAGAACAACTGTGGCAAGAGCTATTAATGGAAGTCCTTCTATAAAAAAAGAAACAAAAGATAAAATAATGGAGCTAGTAGAGAAATATAATTATGAGAAGAACTATATCGGAAGTACACTAGCATTAAAAACAAGAAAAGTCATATATGCCCTTGTGGTTAAATCTAAAAATGAGTTTTATACCAAAGGGATATATGATGGAATCTGTGAAGCTGAAAAAGAATTTAGACCTTACAATATGTCTATAAAAATCATTCAAACAGATATTAATGACGAAGAACTTCAACTAAGAAAATTAAAAGAGATTTTATTAGAAGACGATATAGGAGGACTCATAATTACTCCTCTAGCAAAAGAGAAAATATATAAAATTTTAAAACCATATTTAGAAAATCTAAAAGTTATTTCTTTAGGAATGAGACTTCACAAAGATATATTACATGTAGGACCTGATTATAAAAAGATGGGCAGAATAGCAGGGGAGATAATGTGTAATATTTTGAGAGATAAAGAAAAGATATTGATTATTGATAATGGAGACGATAAAGTATCTTCAAAGGCTTATTTAGATGGATTTGTTTCCAAAATAAAAGG
Above is a window of Fusobacterium perfoetens DNA encoding:
- a CDS encoding LacI family DNA-binding transcriptional regulator, yielding MVTQKEIAEKLGISRTTVARAINGSPSIKKETKDKIMELVEKYNYEKNYIGSTLALKTRKVIYALVVKSKNEFYTKGIYDGICEAEKEFRPYNMSIKIIQTDINDEELQLRKLKEILLEDDIGGLIITPLAKEKIYKILKPYLENLKVISLGMRLHKDILHVGPDYKKMGRIAGEIMCNILRDKEKILIIDNGDDKVSSKAYLDGFVSKIKGSDLDIIGPIKGNSVESTIGIVQKYCEEDDIKGIYINRYSQDSLNKIPKKLLIGKKIVTNGMDDLIKKLIKNKVVTATVKEQVFLEGYTAGKKIFDQVIRNYEIVNKWEVLKPRIIFLENLADE